The genomic interval GGAAAAACTCTTCAGAGAACAGGAAGATTAAAGAATTCAATTAAATATAAAAGCTCAGCTAAAAGAGCAATAATTGGAACTAATGTTATATATGCTAAAACCATGCAAGAGGGATTTGATGACACTCCAAAAGAAAAGAGAGTAACTATAAAAGCTCATAAGAGAAAGATTTATAAAAAGACTAAGAGTGGAAGAAAAAGTAAAAAAGGAACTAGAATAGCAGTTAAAGCACATAAAAGAAGAGTTAGAGTTCCTTGGGGTGTGATACCTGCATATAGATATATGGGTATAACAAAAAAACAAGAAGAGAAATATACAGAAAAAGTTAAGAATCATATTTTAAATGGAGGATAAATGGCAAAGAAGATTTTTAAAGTTGGTAATTATGGAGCTAAAGGTAATTACACAAAAGAAAAATTAGAAAGTTGGATAGGAAAA from Cetobacterium somerae carries:
- a CDS encoding phage virion morphogenesis protein; translation: MGVKLKADYVKKRLRKIVNNMQDLSPVMKYIGNDMLNETIDNFDKEQSYDGVKWKKSKRALKESGKTLQRTGRLKNSIKYKSSAKRAIIGTNVIYAKTMQEGFDDTPKEKRVTIKAHKRKIYKKTKSGRKSKKGTRIAVKAHKRRVRVPWGVIPAYRYMGITKKQEEKYTEKVKNHILNGG